A stretch of Colletotrichum lupini chromosome 2, complete sequence DNA encodes these proteins:
- a CDS encoding SAM domain-containing protein, whose protein sequence is MNFDSGTAYAESDADDEYERSLGPNSPVADDEGSPIDSELPSSNEHTPTTYGHRSSADRLPETIISEWTADECADFISTIGLAQYADSFVENEIVGEALVALQHDDLKSMGIASVGHRLTILKSVYDVKKAQDIPIESDHYVPLSADAEAQYATATLKDIKHLVEQLRLRDERMSMVEKDLRRLSEDFRRLREDMLPALRLAKDSSQPLPNVSNNSNQGYGYETVSPPAPTPSSTQSMSLQRQYSTKRIMLGTTPKNNSPSHLQTTHERSMEQTLDPSNAAERAVLSSSHLAATNGSATATSPGYPSPNMPSPTSPPTLGGATLGSRSYRSDRSEAPTPSTRSTFAENDHSYKGREQQTAPKRGPTPAPDTPSTSNASVEIFKSFRVSMDDPCYKVLPAALKKYQINAPWDQYALYIVYGDQERCLGLEEKPLILFKQLDKEGKKPMFMLRKTNNAQVDASSEQPGSAGLGARGATTGYDPPGGII, encoded by the exons ATGAACTTCGATTCGGGCACTGCTTACGCAGAGTCGGATGCCGACGACGAATACGAGCGCAGTCTGGGGCCCAACTCGCCTGTCGCCGACGATGAAGGCTCGCCAATCGACTCCGAACTCCCCTCTTCCAACGAGCATACCCCCACGACCTACGGTCACCGTAGCAGCGCCGACCGCCTACCCGAGACCATCATTTCCGAGTGGACCGCCGACGAGTGCGCCGATTTCATCAGCACAATCGGTTTGGCGCAATATGCCGACAGCTTTGTTG AAAACGAGATTGTCGGCGAAGCCTTGGTTGCCCTACAACACGATGACCTGAAGTCTATGGGTATTGCCAGTGTTGGCCATCGCCTCACTATCCTGAAGAGCGTTTATGATGTAAAGAAGGCCCAGGACATACCAATAGAGAGCGACCATTATGTGCCGTTAT CTGCCGATGCGGAGGCCCAGTACGCGACAGCAACCCTCAAGGATATCAAGCACTTGGTCGAGCAGCTCCGTCTACGAGACGAGAGAATGAGCATGGTAGAGAAGGACCTGCGTCGACTCTCCGAAGACTTCAGACGGCTGAGGGAGGATATGCTGCCTGCGTTGCGCTTGGCAAAGGATTCATCACAACCACTGCCCAACGTCTCCAACAACAGCAACCAGGGCTATGGCTACGAGACCGTATCGCCACCCGCTCCAACACCCTCTTCCACTCAGTCGATGAGCCTGCAACGGCAGTACTCTACCAAGAGAATCATGCTAGGAACGACGCCAAAGAACAACTCGCCGTCACACCTGCAAACAACGCACGAAAGGTCGATGGAGCAAACGCTGGATCCCTCAAATGCTGCGGAACGAGCCGTGTTATCTTCATCGCATCTGGCAGCTACGAATGGCTCAGCTACGGCTACATCTCCCGGCTATCCTTCCCCGAACATGCCCTCGCCGACCTCCCCTCCGACACTTGGCGGCGCGACCTTGGGCTCTCGATCCTATCGCTCCGACCGCTCCGAAGCCCCGACGCCTTCTACACGATCCACCTTTGCCGAAAACGACCATAGTTACAAAGGCCGGGAACAGCAAACGGCGCCGAAACGCGGACCAACCCCAGCCCCCGATACACCAAGCACGAGTAACGCATCTGTCGAGATCTTCAAGTCATTCCGAGTCAGTATGGACGATCCGTGCTACAAGGTGCTGCCCGCCGCCCTCAAAAAATACCAAATCAATGCACCCTGGGATCAGTACGCCCTGTATATTGTCTACGGCGATCAGGAGCGGTGCTTGGGGCTGGAGGAGAAACCTCTGATCTTATTCAAGCAGCTGGATAAGGAGGGCAAGAAACCAATGTTCATGTTACGAAAGACGAACAACGCACAAGTCGATGCGTCGTCAGAACAACCAGGGAGTGCCGGGCTGGGAGCCAGAGGCGCGACAACGGGCTATGATCCGCCTGGTGGTATCATTTAG